In Longimicrobium sp., a single genomic region encodes these proteins:
- a CDS encoding VOC family protein: protein MSSTHKPHGYTTVSPYLIVDGAGATIDFLVRVFGAVELRRFAGDAGKVMHAEVRIDDTVVMLADGAEGWPPVPSHVHVYVADVDDTYRRALEAGATSVQESVKKDDPDKRGGVKDPGGTTWWIATMVG, encoded by the coding sequence ATGAGCTCCACCCACAAGCCCCACGGCTACACAACCGTCTCCCCCTACCTCATCGTCGACGGCGCCGGCGCGACGATCGACTTCCTGGTGCGCGTCTTCGGCGCCGTCGAGTTGCGCCGGTTCGCGGGCGACGCAGGCAAGGTCATGCACGCGGAGGTCCGCATCGACGACACGGTCGTGATGCTCGCCGACGGGGCCGAGGGGTGGCCGCCGGTCCCCTCGCACGTACACGTCTACGTCGCGGACGTGGACGACACGTACCGCCGCGCGCTGGAGGCGGGCGCGACGTCCGTGCAGGAGTCGGTCAAAAAGGACGACCCCGACAAGCGCGGCGGCGTCAAGGACCCCGGCGGCACCACCTGGTGGA